Genomic DNA from Flavobacterium sp. N502540:
GCTTGTGAAGTGTGAAAAGTAAAAAGTAAGATGTGAAAGGTAAAAGGTGAAATAGGATATTTAAAAAGTAAAAGGTCAGAATTTCACAAATCGCATTTCACATTATCACATTGTCACATTACTACTGAATCCCATACTCGTCTAATTTTCGGTACAAAGTTGCAATGCCAATTTCGAGTAAACGGGCAGTTTCGGCCTTATTCCCTTTGGTATAATTTAAAACCTTCTGAATGTGCAGTTTTTCAATACTCTGCATCGAAAAGGCCGACATTTGCTTAGTGTTTTTCTCTGTTTCCTGCTGCATTTCGTATGGTAAAACAGCTGAGGTCAGTGTATCGTTACTGCTTAGAATAACCGACCTTTCGATAATGTTCTTAAGTTCACGAATATTTCCCGGCCAGGAATAATGTTCTAATTTTTGGATAAAATCATCACTTATTTGTAGTGTCTTTTTATTCGTTTTCTCAGAGAATTGTTTGACAAAAGTATGTGTTAAAAGCGCAATATCTTTTATTCTTTCACGCAAAGGTGGAAGTGTAATCTCAAAAATGTTTAGACGGAAATACAAATCCGAACGAAAACGGTGTTCTTCGCTTTCTGCTTTTAAATCTCTGTTTGTTGCGGCAATCAGTCTGAAATTTGATTTCTTTGGAGTGGTATCTCCAAGCGGAATGTACTCGCTGGTTTCTAAAACACGTAATAATTTGGCCTGCAGTTCAATAGGCATTTCCCCAATCTCATCCAAAAATAAAGTACCGCCATTGGCCTCTTCGATAAAACCTTTTTTATCTTTTAAGGCTCCCGTAAAAGCACCTTGTTTATGTCCGAAGAGCTCACTTTCGAGAATTTCTTTGCTGAAAGTACTGCAGTTTAGAGCCACAAAAGATTTACCTGTACGATTACTGTTTTCGTGAATAGCTTGCGCAAAAACCTCTTTTCCTGTGCCGGTTTCTCCGGTTAGCAAAACAGTCGAGTCTGTTTTAGCTACTTTTTTGGCTAAATCGATCACCTGTTCAATTCCTTTCGATTTTCCTATGATGGTACTGAAAGAGTATTTATCTCCGATGCGTTTTTCAAGCTGTTTTACCTTTTTTTGCAAATGTACTTTTTCGACAGCTTTATAGAGTAGTGGAATAATTTTATCATTATCGTCACCCTTTACAATATAATCGAAAGCGCCATTTTTCATGGCCTGAACACCATCCGGAATATTCCCGAAAGCGGTAAGTAAAATCACTTCAATTAAAGGAAAGCTGGTTTTTATATTTTGCAAAAAGTCAACGCCATTTCCGTCAGGCAATTTTACATCACATAAAACGACATCAATATCAGTTTGTTCGAGTTTTTTAAAACCCGATTTTAAATCTTTGGCTTCAATCACTTCAAATCCTTCCGATTTAATAATGCGTGCAAGCAGACTTCTTAGTTTTTCTTCGTCGTCTATAATTAAAATTTTATGTGTCATTTGGGGATATTGTTAAAGCGGGGAGTTAATTTCGAGATACAAATTTACTCTTTAAATCTTTTGGCTTACGTATTGTGGGATAAATTTGAAGAAAAAATGGAGGGTTAAATTTAGGTTTAAAAAGTAAAGCGTCCTGTTTTTTCTGAAATTGCTCCGGCAGAGCAAAATGTTTTTAGCAAATGTAAATTTCAGGTATTAAAAGCTCCAGAGGAGCGAAATATAAATCTTTTGTGATATTCCTGTATGAAGTGAAATGTTTTTTATAAATATAGAATCTATGTCTCTATTAGTTAAAAGCAATTATGCTAAGAGATTATTGAAAATTGTATTTATTATAGTGTTCTGTTCTTACGAAAGAAATATTATAAATCTATTAACAACAGAAAGCAAAAGGTATCCATGTAAATGAAGTAGTTTTGTATTCTAGCATTTTTTTATATGAAAAACCCAATTTCAGTCTCATTATTAGAGCTCGCTATCATCACTCAGGATAGCAATGCCAAAGAAACATTTCAAAAAACAAAAGAAATAGCGCAACTAGCAGATAATTTAGGATACAAGCGATTCTGGCTTGCAGAACATCACAATATGTCACATGTTGCCAGTTCGGCTACGGTGGTATTAATTGGTTACATTGCCAGTCAGACTCAAAATATTCGGGTAGGTTCCGGTGGAATCATGCTGCCCAATCATTCTCCTTTAATAGTAGCAGAGCAATTCGGAACCTTGGAAATACTTTATCCGGGTAGAATCGATTTAGGCTTAGGAAGAGCGCCCGGTACAGATCAACCAACAGCTGAAGCTATTCGAAAAGATTTCTTTGAACAGGCACAGCGGTTTCCGCAAAACGTAACCAAACTTCAGGATTACTTCTCGGTAGAAAATGCAACAGCAAAAGTACGAGCATTCCCGGCCGAAGGAACAAATGTTCCTATCTGGATTTTAGGTTCAAGTATGGATAGTGCTGCCCTGGCTGCTGCTTACGGATTGCCTTATGCGTTTGCCGGGCATTTTGCTCCGCGACAAATGATACAGGCATTTGAATTCTATCGTGAAAATTTTCAGGCATCAGATACGTTGGATAAACCCAAAACCATGGCGTGTGTCAATATCGTTGCCGCAGATACCAACGAAGAAGCCGAAAGATTGTCTACAAGTCTCTATCAGATGTTTTTAAATTTAATTCGAAACGACCGCAAAGGATTACAGCCACCTGTAGATTCCCTTGATGATATTATGAGTGAAGAAGAACGCTTCCATGTGAATCAAATGACAGCTTGTACTTTTACAGGAGATCAAATACAGCTGGAGGCAGATCTTAAAAAGTTTATCAATTATGCACAGATCGACGAGTTAATGGTAACCAGTCCGATATTCGATCGTCAGGCTAAACTTAAAAGTATTCAAATTACAAAGGAAGTTATCGATAGCCTAAATAAATAACTATATATATGTAATAGTAGATTTGTTTATTGTGTCTATATAGTTTACAACCCGACAGATTTTCAGAACCTGTCGGGTTTGTTTTTTACTACCTATATATTAAGGATTGCTTCTGTTTGGCTGAGCGAAAATGCAAGAAAAGTAGTTTCTGTCCAGCTGAGCGAAGTCGAAGCTTTCAGGTTTTGAATTTTGAATTTGAGATTCTATACTATATATAAGAGTAGTTTTTCTGTCCAGCTGAGCGAAAATGCAAGAAAAGCAGTTTCTGTCCAGCTGAGCGAAGTCGAAGCTTTATCCCGCTATCCGCTGCAATCTTTTGCTTTTTAAAGGAAAAATCAAAAGGATTTCCACTTCTATCGGGGCTAGGGCATGGGTTTTCAAAGGAAAGATCGGTCATAAAGCAAAAACTTCGCGTCTTGGCATCTTTGCGAGAGTGGTAAAATAGGGATGTTTCAAGGGTAGTTGTAGTATTGAATCTAATTCATTAAAGAAAAATCTTTCAAATACAGAAATAGTTTAATTTGTAAAAGAGGTGTTGTCAGAGTGTTAAGAAAAAGTTTTAAAAAAGATTAAAAATAAGTTTAGAAAAAGCTTGTGAAAGCGGATAAAGTGACTACTTTTGCACCCGCAACAGCGATAAACGTTCACAGAAATACTGACAAGCTAAAGGAATCAAAATGAAAATTTATTTTCAAAAAAGATTAAAAAAAGCTTGTGAGTAAAGAAAGAAAGTTTTAAGTTTGCACCCCGCAAAACAAGGGAAGTTCATTGAAAGATTGGTAAGGAGAGGAGTTAAAAAAGAAAAGAAATTTTCTAAAAAAAAAACTTCAAAAAACTCTTGCCGATTAGAAATAAGTTTTCTACTTTTGCACCCGCTTTGAGAAACAAGCGAGATTAAGAAAAAAGAATACGTTCGTAGACATATTGAATTGACAGCCGTTTCGATGAAAATCGGAACAAAAGAATAAGAGTAATAGAATCGTAAGATTCGAAAAGAACCGATAGATATTCATCGCAATATAATATAAAAAATATACGATGAAGAGTTTGATCCTGGCTCAGGATGAACGCTAGCGGCAGGCTTAACACATGCAAGTCGAGGGGTATATGTCTTCGGATATAGAGACCGGCGCACGGGTGCGTAACGCGTATGCAATCTACCTTTTACAGAGGGATAGCCCAGAGAAATTTGGATTAATACCTCATAGTATAGTGACTCGGCATCGAGATACTATTAAAGTCACAACGGTAAAAGATGAGCATGCGTCCCATTAGCTAGTTGGTAAGGTAACGGCTTACCAAGGCTACGATGGGTAGGGGTCCTGAGAGGGAGATCCCCCACACTGGTACTGAGACACGGACCAGACTCCTACGGGAGGCAGCAGTGAGGAATATTGGACAATGGGCGCAAGCCTGATCCAGCCATGCCGCGTGCAGGATGACGGTCCTATGGATTGTAAACTGCTTTTGTACGAGAAGAAACACTCCTTCGTGAAGGAGCTTGACGGTATCGTAAGAATAAGGATCGGCTAACTCCGTGCCAGCAGCCGCGGTAATACGGAGGATCCAAGCGTTATCCGGAATCATTGGGTTTAAAGGGTCCGTAGGCGGTTTAGTAAGTCAGTGGTGAAAGCCCATCGCTCAACGGTGGAACGGCCATTGATACTGCTAAACTTGAATTATTAGGAAGTAACTAGAATATGTAGTGTAGCGGTGAAATGCTTAGAGATTACATGGAATACCAATTGCGAAGGCAGGTTACTACTAATGGATTGACGCTGATGGACGAAAGCGTGGGTAGCGAACAGGATTAGATACCCTGGTAGTCCACGCCGTAAACGATGGATACTAGCTGTTGGGCGCAAGTTCAGTGGCTAAGCGAAAGTGATAAGTATCCCACCTGGGGAGTACGTTCGCAAGAATGAAACTCAAAGGAATTGACGGGGGCCCGCACAAGCGGTGGAGCATGTGGTTTAATTCGATGATACGCGAGGAACCTTACCAAGGCTTAAATGTAGTTTG
This window encodes:
- a CDS encoding sigma-54-dependent transcriptional regulator is translated as MTHKILIIDDEEKLRSLLARIIKSEGFEVIEAKDLKSGFKKLEQTDIDVVLCDVKLPDGNGVDFLQNIKTSFPLIEVILLTAFGNIPDGVQAMKNGAFDYIVKGDDNDKIIPLLYKAVEKVHLQKKVKQLEKRIGDKYSFSTIIGKSKGIEQVIDLAKKVAKTDSTVLLTGETGTGKEVFAQAIHENSNRTGKSFVALNCSTFSKEILESELFGHKQGAFTGALKDKKGFIEEANGGTLFLDEIGEMPIELQAKLLRVLETSEYIPLGDTTPKKSNFRLIAATNRDLKAESEEHRFRSDLYFRLNIFEITLPPLRERIKDIALLTHTFVKQFSEKTNKKTLQISDDFIQKLEHYSWPGNIRELKNIIERSVILSSNDTLTSAVLPYEMQQETEKNTKQMSAFSMQSIEKLHIQKVLNYTKGNKAETARLLEIGIATLYRKLDEYGIQ
- a CDS encoding LLM class flavin-dependent oxidoreductase — protein: MKNPISVSLLELAIITQDSNAKETFQKTKEIAQLADNLGYKRFWLAEHHNMSHVASSATVVLIGYIASQTQNIRVGSGGIMLPNHSPLIVAEQFGTLEILYPGRIDLGLGRAPGTDQPTAEAIRKDFFEQAQRFPQNVTKLQDYFSVENATAKVRAFPAEGTNVPIWILGSSMDSAALAAAYGLPYAFAGHFAPRQMIQAFEFYRENFQASDTLDKPKTMACVNIVAADTNEEAERLSTSLYQMFLNLIRNDRKGLQPPVDSLDDIMSEEERFHVNQMTACTFTGDQIQLEADLKKFINYAQIDELMVTSPIFDRQAKLKSIQITKEVIDSLNK